From Brachionichthys hirsutus isolate HB-005 chromosome 2, CSIRO-AGI_Bhir_v1, whole genome shotgun sequence, one genomic window encodes:
- the LOC137906109 gene encoding LOW QUALITY PROTEIN: uncharacterized protein (The sequence of the model RefSeq protein was modified relative to this genomic sequence to represent the inferred CDS: inserted 1 base in 1 codon), with protein sequence MGPPVFAGARQLDPVKLTLAREEFATMERLGIVRRLNSPWALSLHMVPLRAEDVPKTAVITLLFELLHIWPFGLRRNLMDSVLRDLPFVIVYRDDILASNSAEEHLLHLRQLIPVYDALRLKKAKDQVDWTPEWCQAFDVAKSSLASATLLAHPSATASIALTNDISDLAVTEPLSARQQRHLAAISEFTMDIQHVAGDQFFCHHQPGNLDILTLKPVGTGLKLKDVVVQVGGPALLCNVSMGCSCPVVPVAWRVRVFDSVHSLSHXGMCASVRLVSSKLVWPGLCKEVKEWAAACVGCQHAKIHQHTRTLLKLFSIPARGFDHVHVHLVGPLPPSQGFTHLLTMVDRTTKWPEAVPLVSTTSAAVAHAFISSASSLGTQVHRTTAYHPQANGLFECFHRSLKVALRAALSDGNWVDCLPWVMLGLRSAPKEDLDVSPAEMFGQPLRIPGEFFTREFCLTVTSRSASLSVGHRSSSGGGGCGSVGSQMCPSGLKVLKWGLLWMV encoded by the exons ATGGGTCCACCAGTTTTTGCAGGAGCACGGCAACTCGACCCCGTCAAGTTGACTTTGGCTAGGGAAGAGTTTGCTACAATGGAGCGTCTGGGTATAGTGAGGCGTTTGAACAGTCCTTGGGCTTTGTCGCTCCACATG GTTCCGCTGCGTGCAGAGGATGTGCCCAAGACCGCAGTCATTACTCTGCTTTTTGAGCTCCTACACATCTGGCCTTTTGGCCTGCGTAGGAACCTGATGGACTCCGTCTTGCGTGACCTGCCATTTGTTATCGTTTACCGTGACGACATTTTGGCCAGTAATTCAGCAGAGGAGCACCTGTTGCACCTTAGACAG CTCATCCCAGTGTACGATGCTCTGAGGCTGAAGAAGGCTAAGGACCAGGTAGACTGGACTCCCGAATGGTGCCAGGCCTTTGATGTGGCTAAATCTTCCCTGGCTAGTGCGACATTACTGGCACACCCTTCAGCCACAGCATCCATTGCTCTGACAAATGACATCTCGGACTTAGCT GTAACCGAGCCGTTGTCTGCACGTCAGCAGCGCCACTTGGCAGCAATTTCTGAGTTTACGATGGACATTCAACATGTGGCTGGGGATCAATTTTTCTGCCATCACCAGCCTGGTAATCTGGACATCCTAACCCTTAAACCTGTCGGTACAGGCCTCAAGCTCAAGGATGTTGTGGTGCAAGTAGGTGGTCCTGCCCTCCTCTGCAATGTCTCCATGGGTTGCTCCTGCCCAGTCGTACCAGTTGCCTGGCGTGTCCGGGTTTTTGACTCTGTTCACTCGCTCTCCC TAGGCATGTGTGCATCAGTGAGGCTGGTCAGTAGCAAGTTGGTCTGGCCCGGTCTTTGCAAGGAGGTAAAGGAATGGGCTGCTGCATGTGTAGGGTGTCAGCATGCTAAGATTCACCAGCACACCAGGACGCTACTCAAACTGTTCTCAATTCCGGCCAGGGGATTTGACCATGTGCATGTGCACCTGGTGGGCCCCTTACCTCCCTCCCAGGGTTTTACGCACCTGCTGACTATGGTGGACCGTACCACCAAGTGGCCAGAGGCGGTTCCACTTGTCTCCACAACATCTGCAGCCGTGGCACATGCGTTTATTTCATCAGCGAGTTCCCTGGGCACACAGGTTCACCGCACTACTGCGTACCACCCTCAGGCTAACGGcttatttgaatgttttcacCGCTCGCTCAAGGTAGCTTTGCGTGCTGCGCTCTCAGATGGTAACTGGGTAGATTGTTTGCCTTGGGTGATGCTGGGGTTGCGTTCAGCTCCTAAGGAGGACCTGGATGTTTCACCTGCTGAGATGTTCGGGCAACCGCTCCGCATTCCAGGTGAGTTTTTCACCAGGGAGTTCTGCCTCACAGTCACATCCCGCAGTGCGTCACTTTCCGTCGGACACCGCTCTTCCTCCGGTGggggtggctgtggctcagttg GATCACAGATGTGTCCCAGTGGGTTGAAGGTCCTGAAGTGGGGCCTTCTGTGGATGGTGTGA